The window TGGACGCGCAGAGAAGATCGTCGCAGGGAATGTCCATATCGATAAGTGCCGAGACAACACCGGGTTGAAATCCAACAAAGACGGTTATTGCTCCGAGGAGTTTGGTCATGCGAGCGCCTTCCGCCAACGTGGAAAAAATCACTCGATCAAAGAAGTGCATTCGGGAGACATCAATAATGACATGGCGGATATGTGCCGTGTGCACTGCGTGGAGAATGCCTCTTTTGAGCTGCGCGTAGTCCGTGTCGGTGGCGTTGGCCGGGGCAGGAACAATAAGGGTTTCCTCCACAATGTGCATGCCTTCGTTTTCATCAAGCCGCGTTCCACGGGACTGTGTCATGTATTCTCCATCTGCGGGAAGACAGGGCATGCCTTTGGTTGATTTGAACGGAGATTCCTCGTTTATTTGCCTTTGCGCACGTCAAAATTCAGCATGGTGAATGCGTCGCTAAGGGCATCTTTCAGGCTTGAGTTGGTGGCAATATCGCCAAGGTCGATGCCGAGTTGGACAATGGCTTCAGCAACGGCTGGAGAAATCCCTGAGATGATACAGCGACAGCCCATCAACTTGGTTGCTTTCGTGATTTTGATCAGATGGTTGGCAACGGCAGTGTCAACGGCAGCCACCCCCTGAATGTCCAAGATGATGATTTTGGCAGAGGTTTCCTTAATCTTGGAAAGCATGGCGTTCATCATTTGCTTGGCGCGCATGGAATCGACCACACCGACAACAGGAAGAACAACAATGCCTTCCCATAAGCTAATGGCTGGAGTGGAAATTTCTTGAATGGTGCGACTTTGTTCTTTGAGTTTTTTTTCCGCGCGGACACGTTCGGTGATGTCAATGATGTATTCCAGGCCACCGACTAAATGACCGTCAGCATCTTTGAGAGGCGTTGCCGAGTATTCGATGGGGATGCGACGTCCATTCACATTCAATTCGTTTCTGGCCATGAATGACTTGCCTTCATCCATTGCGCGACGCATGCAACATTCTGGTGTATTGCAATGCTCTGAGTTAAAGAGTTCATAACAATACCGCCCCTTGGTATCTTCCAAAGACATACCGAGCATGTTGAGACCAACCGTATTGATGAAAATAATTTCGAAACCATTATTAATGGCCATGATGGGAGTTGGAATTTGCTCCAGTACGCGTTTTGCTAAATCTGTTTCAAAATTGTTAATCACTTCATTGTCAGCTTTAGACATAAGGTATCTCCTCTATTGTCTCAGTGCTGTTGTGATGAATTTTTTATCACAGAATAATATTGATCTCATTACTCATGCGACAAATGTACGTGCTGCGTCAAGGTGAATTTACCATATTTGTTGTCGTAGTTGTGTTTGTCAAAAATGACATAACCTGAACTATTTTTTAAAAAAGAATGATTCTGGGAAGTAGCATTATGATGCCTGTCTGTGTTAATTATTATTAAAAAAATAGTGATGTTGATGATATGGCATTGATATGTTATGTGATTTTGTATTACATCTTGTGGTGAATGAAGATGTGGAACATAGCGTATGGTATGAATTGAAAACATATAGAATTTATGATGAAAGCACTGCGAAGAGACGATATGTGTCAACGGGACAGTGGGAACGGTGGTCGGTGTTGTAAAAGGAGGTGTATGATGTTGAGAACAGCGAAAGGCAGTCGAAGAGCGCATAACGGTATTCTCATCTCAATGAGAGGGAACTCACTCTAATGAACGTATTAGTCTCATAGCCATTGTACTGAAAATGATCGTGTATGATGCAGAGATATATCGCTTCTGTTGTGGAGAAGCAAGAACGAGAGAGGAGGAGGGAGACGCCTTGTTGAGGGCTGGATAAAATTAATGTGTGAATGAAGTTTTCTGGAAAGCGGTCGCCTTTGACTTTATATTTGAAAAACGGCTGAGAAGGGTTTCCTTCTCAGCCGTTCGATCTGTGTTTGTGTGTTGAGCGTTCCTTACGATCTGTGCAAATCTCCGTGTGAATGCAGCGAGCGGGACATGTTTCGGAGAAAACCTCGTTTGTGTTTGGCTTCGTTGTTGATGAGCGTGTAGGTACCGAGCTTGACGAGATCTTGCACGAGCATCCAGATAAAGTTGTAGAGCCAGACATACCCGATAAGATCCCAAGGAATCGCTGGAACAAGTCCAAAGCCATACCCGCAGAGAATGACTGCAAAAATCTGAGTAAGAACGATAGCCCAGAATAACTGCCAACTTGGGTAGGGTGGCAGAAAGAAGGCGCGTTTGGTCCGCGTGAGAAAGAGCATGAGGTGGCCGCCGGCAACAAGCTGGAGGAAGAGCATAGTCTGGATATGCTTGATTTGCAGTCCCCACATGGGCATGGCGTACTTTTCGGCGAGGTAAAGCAGGCCGAACGTTTCGACAACCGCTAGCCCTCCGAGGACGCTGGAGATACTCAGCACGCGGTGCATGTCCCATTTGACGGGTTTCTTTTCCAGAAACGCATTATCATACGCAATCGTCATGATGGGGATATCGTCGAGCAAGGCAAGCAAAATGATCATGACGGCCGTCAATGGGTAGATATCGTACACGAGCATGGCCAACACCACGAAAAACATAATGTCGATGGTCATGGCGATACGATAAATGGTGTAGCTCATCATGCGTTCGAAAATGCGGCGTGCCTCTTCGACGGCTTTGATGATGACGGACAGACCCGGAGCGGTCAGAACCAATGCCGCCGCGGCGCGGGCCGCATCCGTTGCACCGGAAACAGCAACCCCGGCATCGGCCTGTTTCAGGGCTGGTGCATCATTGACTCCGTCACCGGTCATTGCCACGAGGTGCCCGCGTTTTTGCAAGGCTTTGACGATGCCATACTTGTGTTCCGGAAAGACTTGACCAAATCCTTCGGCTTTTTCGATGCGGGCCGCCACGGATTCAGGGATATTGTCGATGTCCTGAACGTCTTTGAACACATCCGAAGCAGACTGAATATTCGTGCCCATACCGAGCTGGCGAGATATTTCGCGACCGATGGCCGTATCGTCGCCGGTGACCATTTTGACCTGAATACCATGTTCCATGGCTTGGCGGATGGTTTCGGCCGAGTCGTCGCGCGGTGGATCATAGAGTGGCAGAATGCCGAGATAGGTCCATGTTGTGCCATCCTCGCTTCGGGCAACGGCGATGGTCCGATAGCCTTTGGCGGCAAGCTCATCGACGGTCTGAACGGCTTTGGTCGAGTCGGCTTCACTCATATTGGATAGGGCCAGAATGACTTGCGGAGCGCCTTTGGCAATGGTGAAGGATTTCCCCGATGCATCCGTAATATTGGCCGATGTGCGTTTGCTCACGGGGTCAAACGGCGTAAATTTGGTCTGAGTGTAACCGGAAAGGGTGCTTTGATCCTTCACTCCGCCGAGAATGGCCAAATCGATGGCATCCTGGTTTTCCGCTTTGGAAGCCAGGGCCCCGGCCAGGATGAGTTCGTCGGCATTCTGCGCTCCAAACAAGATGGGGTCACCCAAAGTGAGCTGGTTCTTCGTCAGCGTGCCGGTTTTGTCGGAACAGAGGATATCGATGCCGGCCATTTCTTCGATGGACTGAAGTTTCGCCACAATGGCTTTCATCTTGGACAGCGAGAGCGCGCCAAGCGCCATGGTAACGGACAGCACGGCCGGCATAGCTACAGGAATGGAGGCAACAACGAGGATCAGGACGAACTGAACAAGATCGAGAATGTTCTTTCCGCGCCAGATTTCCGTACCAATGAGAATAATGGCCAGGCCAATGGCGACGAAGATGAGGAAGTCGCCCACCTTCATAACGGCCTTTTGGAAATGCGAGGTTGCGCCGGCCGATTCCACAAGTTTGGCCGTGCGTCCAAAAAATGTATTCCCACCGGTTCCTGTGACAACGGCGACCATTTCGCCTTGTTTAGCCACTGATCCGGAATAGGCCACATCGCCGGGCTGTTTGTTGACGGGCAGAGATTCACCGGTCAGCGCAGCTTGGTCGATGCTGATATAGTCGCCATCGAGCAGTTTGACGTCGGCCGGTATAACGTCGCCAAGACGCAACCGGACAATATCGCCGGGCACGAGGTCTTCGGCCGGTGTTTCCTGCCATTTTCCATCGCGCAACGCACGAGCCTGCAACGCAAGTTGGCTTTTGAGCGCATCCAATGCGTTTGCCGCTTTGAATTCTTCCCAAAACCCGATCAAGGCATTGAAAATGAGGAGCGCCATAATGATGGAGAAGTCGACCCAGTCGCGAACGACCACCGATAAGATGGCCGCAGCTTCAATCATCCAGGGAATCGGACCCCAGAAATAACCGAGAAATTGGAGAAGCGGATTGACCTTGGTGGTTTCCAAAGCATTTTTGCCGACCTGTTCCAGTCGACTGGCGGCTTCGTCCGAGGACAACCCTTGGGAGAGTGACGTCTTGAAGTACTGAAGAACTTCGTCTCCCGATTGTTTCTGCGCGGTATCGCTGTCAATTTGCCAGTCCATGTCACCTCCGTCGCGTTTATCAGGGAAATTCCAAAAAAAACACGGTTCGCCGTATCCTATTGCATAGATAAGAAGAAATGGAAATGGCGAACTGGTGAATATATGAGGTCTCGCCGGCGCAAAATGTGAAGAAAGGCGAATCCCATCCTTCGAATATTTTTTTTCAAAATTTTTTTAAAAAACCTTTGACAACTCCAGTACGTCAACGTAAAAAGTCCTCCTTCGCGTCGGGATGTAGCGCAGCCTGGGAGCGCACCTGAATGGGGTTCAGGGGGTCGGAGGTTCAAATCCTCTCATCCCGACCAGAAAAGAAAAGAATTCAGGCCGGTTAGTTGAAAAGCTAACCGGCCTTTTTTCGTTGCATTGACGAGTACCACCCTTTTTACCACCCACCCAGGATGGCAGGGGGAAGACTACGTCAAAGAAGGAATTGAATCTCATAAGGTTGTGGTTCTTCATCATTGACTGGCGTAAAGACATGTTATACCTGATGTGGAAGTGAAAAAAACAACTTCCACTAGGTGCATTATGTTTTTACCAGGAGATCTTGTGTGTTAATTAATCAGCCGACAGAATTATATGAGCGTAGATTTTTCGCTGTGAGAGGAGTTCAGGCTGGACGAGAATATTATCTTGTGAATTGCCCCTTTTACCTTTTACCCGAAATTTTTAACGATTTAGATAACACAGGGATTCCGCCTTCTCAAAGAGCTCAACGAGTAATTAATAAAACTCGTGTTAAAGCGATTGAGAAGTATTTGCTTTCAAATCTAAATGGTTATGTCTTTTCAGCTGCTACTGTATCGATCGATGGTGATATTAATTTTGAAAGTACTGACGGAACTTCAAATGTTGGATTGTTAATTGTAAAGGATAGAGCTCAATATATTATAAATGATGGGCAACATAGGATTTCTGCAATAATAGACTCTTTAAAAGAACATCGGGGCCATGAATATGAACTTTTACCGATAATTTTTTTTAACGATCCTGGTCTTGAAATGAGCCAGCAAATATTTACCGATTTAAATCGATATACGCTTAAACCAGCACAATCGTTAAATATACTATATGATACAAGAGATGATTTTGCTAAAATAGCACGAACTGTAGCTAGCGATGTTTCTTTTTTTCATGATGTTATTGAATTTGAAAAAACTACAATTTCAAATCGTTCAATAAAGTTATTTACTTTGAATGGAATTTATAATGCGACAAAAATTTTACTTGGAAAACGTAATGACTCTACTAAAAAAAATAGTAGTTACGCGTGTGACTTTTGGGAAAAATTGGGGAACGAACTTAATGAATGGCAGGAACACTTTAGAGGAAAATTAGCTTCAAGTATATTGAGACAAAATTACCTAAGTGGGCATAATATTTTTCTCAATTCTGCTGCTACAATAGCAAGTGCAGCTGGTGAAGCTGGAATTGGAACAGAAGAAATTATATCAATTGTAGCAAATGAAGATTGGCGACGGGATAATCCACTATGGGAAGGTCGTGCATTGCAAAATGGAAAAATTACAAAATCAAACATGAGTCTTATGCTTACCACTAATATACTCAAATTGAGATCAAATATTTCACTTAATGAAAGAGAGTCCAATGCTGAACAATTATATCAGCAAAAGCAAAGGCTGTTAAAATAGATGAATTCAATTTATGCTGGCCGTCACCTTGATGATATCTATAAAGAAATACAGGAACAATATCTCGCAGATAGTTGGCCATGGATTTTGGGCTATAGTGGTGGAAAAGATTCCACTGCTCTTGTTCAGTTAGTGTGGCATGCTTTGGCTTCTCTCGAAAAGAATAGACTCTTTAAACCAATATATATTTTATCATCAGATACACTTGTTGAAATTCCGAAAGTTATTAATCATATTGAGCTAAATTTAAAACGGATGCTTGAAGCTGCAAGATTACAGCAGATTCCAATAAGGCCGATTAAGGTTTTTCCCGATGTGAAGAATACCTTTTGGGTTAATCTTCTTGGAAAAGGTTATCCTGCACCGACGAATAATTTTAGATGGTGTACTGATCGATTAAAGATTGAGCCAACTTCAAATTTTATTCGCTCTCAGGCTTTTGAAGCTTCTGGAGCAATCTTGTTGCTTGGTTCACGTAAAAGCGAAAGTTCAGTTCGAAAAAAGCGAATAGAGTCGCATAAAGTTTTAGGGAAGAAGTATAATCCTCATCCTGACATACCGGCAGCTCATGTCTACACGCTGATAGAGGATTGGGAAACGGAAGAAGTTTGGGATTACCTATTGGAATACAGTTCTCCATGGGGAGCAGATAACAGAGAACTTGTATACATGTATAAAAATGCAAGTGATGGGGAATGTCCTTTAATCTTAGATATTAAATCTCCGAGCTGCGGAAAAAGCCGTTTTGGTTGTTGGTGTTGTACTGTCGTTAAAAATGAAAAGGCATTATCTTCACTTATCAAGCATGGTGAAAATTGGTTAGCACCTCTTCAAGAGCTAAGGGAAATTTTGCTTTTAACCCAAGAACCAGACAAAAAGAAACTCTATAGGGAGCATATAAAGCGAAACGGACAAATCCTTTTCATTCGGGGAAAGCTGGAAGAAGAAGGTGTCAAAGAGCTAGCTCGTGGCCCATATACTATGGAATTTAGAAAAAAATTTTTACGTTCTCTTTTGCAAACAGAAAGGAATTTAAATAACTGTAATCCATATCATGATTCAGATTATATCAATCTAATTCAGCAAGATGAGCTTCATGAAATCCAACGTCTTTGGAAGGAAGAGAAGAACGATTGGGAGAGCAGTGTTTATGCCATATATGAGGAGGTGTACGGCAAGAAAATAGATAATGGTATTGATGAAATTGGATTTCTTACATTTGAAGACAAAGAAGCTGTAATGAGTATTTGCAATGAAGAAGGGTTCCCTGCTGATCTTGCAATGGAATTACTCACAGCGGCCCAGTACCATCAAGGTCTACGATCCAAAGTGCAATTGAAGAACAAGGTGGCTAAGATATTTAGTAAAGAGTGGCGTTCTGAAGTTGAAATATACAGAGACATCAAATGATTATAGATTGTATCAAAATTAAAAATATTGCGTCTTTCAAAGGTGAGCATCAGCTTCACCTTCATCATAAGCCGGGAAATACAATTACTGTTATTTTAGGAGAAAATGGTGCCGGGAAAACGAGTATACTTCAAGCAATAAAAATAGGATTATATGGCCCTTTTTTATTTAATAATAATAAAAAAAATTACCATACATACCTAAATAGTTTTATTCGAAGTAGTGAAATTTCAGCCTCGGTTGAGTTAGATTTTCATCTTCGTACTTTAGCAGGGATTGAAAAATATACACTTAGTCGAGAATGGCAGCATTCTCACAATAAGATTCGAGAATCATTATCCATTTTAAAAGAAGGAATCCCATTTCAGGATGTCACTTCACAATTTTATCAAGAATTTGTTTTTAGTATAATTCCACTTGGGATGATGGGACTCTTTTTTTTCGACGGTGAAAAAATTAATCATTTAGGAGAATCTTTAAGTTCTGGTGAAATTAGTAATGCAGTGAAAAAGCTCATAGGGTTAAGTGCTGTGAATGATCTTGAGGCTGCGGTACAAAAATACAACACCGAATCGGTAGAAGGAAAAACAGAATATAAAGAATTGCTTTTAAAGTTAGAAAATATCAATGCGGAATTGCCTATACTGCATAAAAGAGGAGAAACCCTTCATCAACAATATGCCGAAATCAATGAGTCCATTAAAAAGTGTAAAAAGCAATTGGGAAGTAAGGAAGCAGCTTTTTTTGAGGCTGGCGGCAATCTCGCTTTATCCCATGAAATGTTAAGAGAAAGAAAAAAAAATTTAGAGCAGAAAGTTGAGAATATTCAAACAAAAATAAGAGAACTTTCTCAAAACTACCTTCCTCTTTGTGTTCTTTCAGGAGAGTTAAAAGAATTATCCGATCAATTGATTGTGGAACGAGAAACTTCTGTTAAATTAGTCATTAACAGCTATGTTGAAAAAAAAAGAAAAGAACTTGAATGCGTTTTAATTAAGGAAAAAGTGCCTGTAGATGCTATACAAGCAGCTCTTGATACTCTGGTTGTCTCATACTGTTCAACACAGCAACCAGTTCATGGCCTTTCTTCAAAACAAACCGATGATATTTTAGCTACGATACGAATGGTAAATGATGTCGTTCGACCTCAGGCTTCAGAGCTCTTTTCTGAAATGAATACAGTCTGTCATGAACTCTTAGCAATAGAATCTGCTTTAGAGAAAATTCCTGATGATTCTGAACTTGCTAAAGTACTTTCAGAAATAAAAAGCCTGAACGTTCAGATTATGAAACACGAAAAACATCAGGAAGAGCTGCTTGGGCAAAAAAAACGCATTGAAAACGATGTTACTATCGTTATGAATAAAAAGAAATCGATTTTGAAGCAAATTGAAAAGAGAGATACAGAAAGTAAATCGGAATATCTAGCAAATAGATTCCCTCATATCCTGGGCCGCATCAAAATAGATTTGTTTCAACGCAGATTGGAAACCCTTCAGCGTCTCATTTTACATAACATAAAAATTTTGTTCCGAAAAAAACAACTTATTACTGATGTTCAAATCACAAGCAATTTTTCAGTTCTTCTTTTGGGGCAGAATGGAGAATACATTGACTTGCGATCTCTTTCTGCAGGAGAGCAACAAATGTTTGCTACAGCTATCCAGTGGGCTTTAGCTGCACTCGCAAGCAGTAATATTCCCACAATTATTGATACTCCTTTGGCAAGATTGGATAGTTTTCATCGAAGAAGTCTTGTCGAGAATTACTATCCTTCGATTAACCAATTGATATTGCTCTCTACAGATGAAGAGATAAACAATGATTTACTGCAACAACTCAGCCCAGCCGTTTCAGATGTCTACTCACTTAAGTACAATAAATTAGAGCAATCTACAGACGTACTAAAAGTGAACATCAAAGGAACACGAGAAGCGGCATAAAGAAAACCAATGAAATTTACACGAATAAGACTTCCTAAACAAACAACCAACAGGCTCATTAGCCTGAAAGGAAAAACGAGCCTTAATCCCAATGTTCTCATTCGGTATGCAATTCTTTTATCTCTCAAAGATAAGTCTGACCCGATTTACGAAGAACAAATCTGTGATGGAATGGAGTTTCACAGATCTGTCTTGTTGGGGGAACTCGATCAAATTATAACTGCACTAATCATTCAGCGCTGTGCGAAAAGTCTTCAATACGTCGATACTTTTACATGTTTTAAGGCCCACCTCTATCGAGGTGTGGATATTTTATTTGCCCAATGTGCAAAGTTTAGTGATATTGAAACTCTCTTATCAGTTTAGTTTGTCTTGATTTCCTAAAAGGTCCTGGCCCCAAGCCGAGAGTTATGCTGGCCAAATTTTTGCATTAGATTAGCAAGAATAGAATCTTTAAGCAGGTATCGTGTTTTAAAATTTTCTCTGTCGAATTCACGATGGATGTTTTTTAAATCAAAACAAAAAACGAAATAGGCTCCTTCTTCTATCAGTACCGGTGGTATTTTGTGGAATCTATCTTTTTCAATTGCTCGAAAATATCTGAATGCTTTAGAGTAAGAGCTATATGGATGAATTTCTCCCCCCAGGAATAAGCTTGCGTCTGTATTTCCTTGAGCAATATCACAAGCAGGGGTAATGTTAATATATACTTTACAATTCTCTTTATTAGCTGAGCCGTTTTTTAAAGAAGAACTTTCTGTTAGGTTTTTATTTAAATACAGAAGTCCTGGTAAATTGTTTAGATCAGATACAACAGTATCAAAGAAAGATCGAAAGTTTAATTGTGCTATTATGTCGCACAAAGAAGTTTCAGTAGCGTTTGTAACGCATGATTTGACTATTTTTTCCAATTCTTTTTCGATTTCATCTGGAAGCTTCTTGTTACACTTTTTAAGTGATCTAGAAAAATTTTTATAGTTAGTTTTGACATGATTCTCTATATGTGACAATTTTTGCTCAATATTATTATCCAAATCATCAAATATTCCCGTTATTTTCTTTTGGCAAAAATGGCTTCTTAAGTAGTCATACAATAAACTTGACATATAACTAAAAGAGTATCGTGATAGAATATCACAAAAACCACCTTCTTGTCTTTTAGAAAAACCAAAATAAGAATATGTTGTGTGTTTGAGGATATTAAAAAATTCAGTTTCTAAAGGTGTGTTACTTTCTTTTGCAAGCATTTCTGCGTAGTGCTGCATGTCTTTATACGTTAATGCCGCAGAGTTTAAAACTTCCTCATTCCAGTGGGCAAAGAACTTTGCCATTTTGTCTGATTGTAATTGCTCATTAATTGTTTGGATCAGATTAGAGTAATCGCTATTTTCCCAAAACGTAGCTTTTTTAATGTCAACAATAAACAAAGGCTTCGTGTTCTCTCCTAGTGCTTCGCTATAAAACATTTTTTTCATATATTCTAGAGTTGAATAAGCTTGTCCGTCTGGGTCCTCATGCGGGGACGTTGATTCTTTTGACCAGACGACTATGCCATAAGGCACTGTTTTGGGGCTCAGTTTTTTTTTAAGCAGATTCAAAGCATAGCTGACTTGATTTTTTACATTTTCCGCAGCAAATTCAAATCCAAAATCAATATCTAAAAAAATAAGATTATAGTTACATGTGGTTCCATCTGTCAGTGATGCTATTCTTGTATATGATAGTACTTCGTTGTTAAGTTGTTCATGAAATTTATCTAAAATGTTAACAAGTGTATCCTTCATATCCTCTTCTAATTCATCTAAAAATTTAAGATTTAAACTCTCTTTTAAAGAATCGTTGTCTGGATTGGGATTATAGTAGCTTGTAGAA of the Desulfovibrio inopinatus DSM 10711 genome contains:
- the dndD gene encoding DNA sulfur modification protein DndD, with the protein product MIIDCIKIKNIASFKGEHQLHLHHKPGNTITVILGENGAGKTSILQAIKIGLYGPFLFNNNKKNYHTYLNSFIRSSEISASVELDFHLRTLAGIEKYTLSREWQHSHNKIRESLSILKEGIPFQDVTSQFYQEFVFSIIPLGMMGLFFFDGEKINHLGESLSSGEISNAVKKLIGLSAVNDLEAAVQKYNTESVEGKTEYKELLLKLENINAELPILHKRGETLHQQYAEINESIKKCKKQLGSKEAAFFEAGGNLALSHEMLRERKKNLEQKVENIQTKIRELSQNYLPLCVLSGELKELSDQLIVERETSVKLVINSYVEKKRKELECVLIKEKVPVDAIQAALDTLVVSYCSTQQPVHGLSSKQTDDILATIRMVNDVVRPQASELFSEMNTVCHELLAIESALEKIPDDSELAKVLSEIKSLNVQIMKHEKHQEELLGQKKRIENDVTIVMNKKKSILKQIEKRDTESKSEYLANRFPHILGRIKIDLFQRRLETLQRLILHNIKILFRKKQLITDVQITSNFSVLLLGQNGEYIDLRSLSAGEQQMFATAIQWALAALASSNIPTIIDTPLARLDSFHRRSLVENYYPSINQLILLSTDEEINNDLLQQLSPAVSDVYSLKYNKLEQSTDVLKVNIKGTREAA
- the dndC gene encoding DNA phosphorothioation system sulfurtransferase DndC — translated: MNSIYAGRHLDDIYKEIQEQYLADSWPWILGYSGGKDSTALVQLVWHALASLEKNRLFKPIYILSSDTLVEIPKVINHIELNLKRMLEAARLQQIPIRPIKVFPDVKNTFWVNLLGKGYPAPTNNFRWCTDRLKIEPTSNFIRSQAFEASGAILLLGSRKSESSVRKKRIESHKVLGKKYNPHPDIPAAHVYTLIEDWETEEVWDYLLEYSSPWGADNRELVYMYKNASDGECPLILDIKSPSCGKSRFGCWCCTVVKNEKALSSLIKHGENWLAPLQELREILLLTQEPDKKKLYREHIKRNGQILFIRGKLEEEGVKELARGPYTMEFRKKFLRSLLQTERNLNNCNPYHDSDYINLIQQDELHEIQRLWKEEKNDWESSVYAIYEEVYGKKIDNGIDEIGFLTFEDKEAVMSICNEEGFPADLAMELLTAAQYHQGLRSKVQLKNKVAKIFSKEWRSEVEIYRDIK
- a CDS encoding PAS domain-containing protein gives rise to the protein MSKADNEVINNFETDLAKRVLEQIPTPIMAINNGFEIIFINTVGLNMLGMSLEDTKGRYCYELFNSEHCNTPECCMRRAMDEGKSFMARNELNVNGRRIPIEYSATPLKDADGHLVGGLEYIIDITERVRAEKKLKEQSRTIQEISTPAISLWEGIVVLPVVGVVDSMRAKQMMNAMLSKIKETSAKIIILDIQGVAAVDTAVANHLIKITKATKLMGCRCIISGISPAVAEAIVQLGIDLGDIATNSSLKDALSDAFTMLNFDVRKGK
- a CDS encoding DndE family protein, with amino-acid sequence MKFTRIRLPKQTTNRLISLKGKTSLNPNVLIRYAILLSLKDKSDPIYEEQICDGMEFHRSVLLGELDQIITALIIQRCAKSLQYVDTFTCFKAHLYRGVDILFAQCAKFSDIETLLSV
- a CDS encoding STAS domain-containing protein; amino-acid sequence: MTQSRGTRLDENEGMHIVEETLIVPAPANATDTDYAQLKRGILHAVHTAHIRHVIIDVSRMHFFDRVIFSTLAEGARMTKLLGAITVFVGFQPGVVSALIDMDIPCDDLLCASTLEDGLALHRSMRSSCATVEDDEDKNDEGDEVTEEQPDDSDEIDHDNDGTSV
- the dndB gene encoding DNA sulfur modification protein DndB: MLINQPTELYERRFFAVRGVQAGREYYLVNCPFYLLPEIFNDLDNTGIPPSQRAQRVINKTRVKAIEKYLLSNLNGYVFSAATVSIDGDINFESTDGTSNVGLLIVKDRAQYIINDGQHRISAIIDSLKEHRGHEYELLPIIFFNDPGLEMSQQIFTDLNRYTLKPAQSLNILYDTRDDFAKIARTVASDVSFFHDVIEFEKTTISNRSIKLFTLNGIYNATKILLGKRNDSTKKNSSYACDFWEKLGNELNEWQEHFRGKLASSILRQNYLSGHNIFLNSAATIASAAGEAGIGTEEIISIVANEDWRRDNPLWEGRALQNGKITKSNMSLMLTTNILKLRSNISLNERESNAEQLYQQKQRLLK
- a CDS encoding plasma-membrane proton-efflux P-type ATPase — protein: MDWQIDSDTAQKQSGDEVLQYFKTSLSQGLSSDEAASRLEQVGKNALETTKVNPLLQFLGYFWGPIPWMIEAAAILSVVVRDWVDFSIIMALLIFNALIGFWEEFKAANALDALKSQLALQARALRDGKWQETPAEDLVPGDIVRLRLGDVIPADVKLLDGDYISIDQAALTGESLPVNKQPGDVAYSGSVAKQGEMVAVVTGTGGNTFFGRTAKLVESAGATSHFQKAVMKVGDFLIFVAIGLAIILIGTEIWRGKNILDLVQFVLILVVASIPVAMPAVLSVTMALGALSLSKMKAIVAKLQSIEEMAGIDILCSDKTGTLTKNQLTLGDPILFGAQNADELILAGALASKAENQDAIDLAILGGVKDQSTLSGYTQTKFTPFDPVSKRTSANITDASGKSFTIAKGAPQVILALSNMSEADSTKAVQTVDELAAKGYRTIAVARSEDGTTWTYLGILPLYDPPRDDSAETIRQAMEHGIQVKMVTGDDTAIGREISRQLGMGTNIQSASDVFKDVQDIDNIPESVAARIEKAEGFGQVFPEHKYGIVKALQKRGHLVAMTGDGVNDAPALKQADAGVAVSGATDAARAAAALVLTAPGLSVIIKAVEEARRIFERMMSYTIYRIAMTIDIMFFVVLAMLVYDIYPLTAVMIILLALLDDIPIMTIAYDNAFLEKKPVKWDMHRVLSISSVLGGLAVVETFGLLYLAEKYAMPMWGLQIKHIQTMLFLQLVAGGHLMLFLTRTKRAFFLPPYPSWQLFWAIVLTQIFAVILCGYGFGLVPAIPWDLIGYVWLYNFIWMLVQDLVKLGTYTLINNEAKHKRGFLRNMSRSLHSHGDLHRS